GTGCGCGGCGGTACCAACGAGATCCTGCGCAGCGTCATCGCGAGGGGTCTGCGGTGACCGTCGACCGGCTCCTGCTCGAAACGGCCGACCGCGCGTTCACCGACACGTGCACGCATGCCGCCATCCAGGCGGCGGAGCGCGACGGCTGGGCACCGGCGATCTGGGACACCGCTGCGGGCATCGGGCTGCCGTGGATCGGCGTGCCGGATGCGGCGGGCGGCGCAGGCGGGACCGTTTCCGATGGTGTTGCCGTGCTCGGAGTGGCCGGTCGTCATGCTGCGCCCATACCGCTCGCGGAGACCGGGCTGCTCGCCGGATGGCTGCTCGCGTCGGCGCGACTCCCGATCGGGAGTGGCCCCGGCACGGTGGTTCCGGGCCGCGCCGAGGACGATCTCCGCCTCGCAGGTGGGCGGCTGCACGGCACCGCGCATCGGGTGGCGTGGGCGCGCGCGGCCGAGCGCATCGTCGCGCTGGTCGACGACAAAGTTGTCGCGGTCGTACCGAGCGCGGCGCGCATCGAGCCGGTGGCCAACCTCGCGGGCGAGCCGCGCGACACGGTCGTGTTCGACGGTGTTGCCGTCGACGAGGTCGCCGATGCTCCACCCGGCATCGATGGAGACGCGCTGCTCTTCCGCGGCGCGCTCACGCGGGCCGGGTTGATGGCGGGCGCGTTGCTCGCGATGTCCGAGCTGACGGTCGAGTACACGAGCGAACGCCGCCAGTTCGGTCAAGCGGTCGGGAGGTTCCAGGCGGTACAAGTCCACCTCGTGCGCTGCGCCGAGGAAGCCGCGCTCGTCGACCTCGCGGTGCAGGTCGCGGCGCGCGAGGCCGACCGTGGCGACGCGCGTTTCGAGATCGCGTCGGCGAAGCTGCTCGCCGACGACGCGGCGCGGGTCGCGACGCGCGCCGCCCACCAGGCGCACGGTGCGATCGGTATGACCCAGGAGTACGCGCTGCACCATCTGAGTAGGAGACTGTGGGCGTGGCGCGCCGAGTACGGCGACCGCACCTGGCCCGAGCGCCTCGGCCGCGCCGTGATCGATGCCGGCCCCGACGCCCTCTACCGCGTCATCGCCGAAGGTTCGGCGTCCGGCATCAGGACCTGAGCCCCCAACCTGCGTCAGCAGAGGGCGTAGAGCGCCCACAGCTGACGCAAGTTCGTTCTCGGGCGCCCGCTCAGAGGGCGGCGACGAAGAAGTCCTCGAAGTTGTCGCGCATGATCCGCTTCACGTCGTCGTCGGAGAACCCGCCGAGCTGCGCGGCCGCGTACTGGCCCGGGAACGCGAGGCCCTCGCCGTGGGGGAAGTCGGAGCCGAAGACGATCGGCTCGATTCCGACCTCCGACACCACCCGCTGCACGTTCTCTTCCGGGAACGGCGCAACGATGAAGTGCCGGCGGAAGATCTCCGACGGCCTGCTGTCGAGCCGTCCGTTCTCTGCCCACTTCGCCTTTCGGCCCATCAAGAACGCGTGGTCCATCTTGCGCAGGGTGTACGGCAACCAGACCGTGCCCTGCTCGGAGAGGCAGACGCGGATGTTGGGGAATCGGCCGAAGAAGTTGTGCAGGATCAACCCCGCGGTGAGCTCCATTGCCGGGCGGTCACCCCAGTACATCATCCACTGGAAGGCGTCGAAGTCGCCGAACACGGTCTCGGGATCCTCGGACCAGTCGGCGCCGTATTTCTGGTAGTCGGTACCGCCGAGGTGTACGGCGAGGCGAACGCCGGCGTCGTCGACGATGTTCCAGAAGCGGTCGTACACCGGATCCGCGAGCGACCGGCCGCCGAACGGGTTGTCGGCGCCGCCGTGCGCGTGGCCCGACTTCGTCTGGATCGCGGTGGCGCCCTGTTCCATGACGATCGCGAGCTCCTTGATCGCCAGCTCCGGGTCGGCGAACGAGATGTAGGGCGGCAGCCACATCCGGCCCTCGACGACGAAGCCGACCTCCTCGTACATCCAGCGGTTGAACGCGCGGATGTTGGCGTAGAGCGCCTCGATATTGTCGACGAACTCGTACTCGATGTCGTGCGCCGCGGCGGGGAACATCAACGCCTTGTCGATGCCCTGCTCGTCCATCAACGCGAGGCGGAGGTCGCGGTTCCCGAACGCCTCCGACTTGTTGCGGAAGCCCGCGATGAACTCCTTGCGCTCCTCGTCGCTGAGCCCCTTCAGCGGGTTGAGCCGGTTCAGCAGCATGCCGGGGATCACGCCGAGCTCGGGCTCGCCCTCTTCCTTCGGAACCGTGCCGCGACCGGTACCGATGTTGGTGGTGTCGCCGAGCATCTTCTCGAGCTCTTCCTTCGAGAACGTCACCTGCGCGCTGTGGAACTTCGACGGCTCGCCCGCGAAGAGCTGCATCCGACTGCCGTCGGGCGCGGTCACGTAGCGGATCGCGAGATCCTGCTTCGACGGGTCGATGTAGCGCTCGAAGCAGTCGAGCGGCTCGTTGAAGTGGTTGTCGGCGTCGTTGATCGGATAGGGCAGCGTGTTCTCGGGCATGCGACGCTCCTCCATTCTGGGTCGCTCGACTGCTCGCCGGGATACCCGGCTCGCGGACGTTTCGCTCCTCGCGCGATCTGGTTAGCCTTCGAAACACTAACTGCTGTCAAGAGGGTCACGCGCCGTGGTGGGGACACCCCAACAACCCGATATCGAGGAGCTGGGTCGCCTCATCGACGCCGACGAGATCGACACCGTGGTCGTCGCATTTCCCGACCTCCAGGGTCGCTTGATGGGCAAGCGCGTCACCGGGCGCTTCTTCCGCGGTCACGTGTTGGAGCATGGCATCGATGCCTGCAGCTACTTGCTCGCGGTCGACGTCGACATGACACCGCTCCCCGATTATCGGTTCGCGAGCTGGGAGACGGGCTACGGCGACGTGGTGTGCCGTCCCGATCTCGCGACGCTCCGGCTGCTGCCGTGGTTGGAGAAGACCGCCCTGGTCCTCTGCGACCTCTTCGACGAGACCACGGGCGAGCCCGTCGACGTCGCGCCGCGCCAGATCTTGCGTCGTCAGATCGCCCGCGCCCAGGAGGCCGGCTACACGATCAAGTGTGGCTCGGAGCTCGAGTTCATCCTGTTCCGTGACACCTACGAGGAAGCCGCCGCGAAGGGATACGCAGGCCTCACCCCGCACAGCTCGTACATCGAGGACTACCACGTGTTACAGACCACCCGCGACGAGTACCTCATCCGTGCGATCCGCAACGGCGTCGACAACGCGGGTATCCGGGTCGAGTTCTCCAAGGGTGAAGCCGGCCTCGGCCAGCACGAGATCAACCTCATGTACGCCGAAGCGCTGGAGATGGCCGACCGTCACGCGATCTACAAGAACGCGGCGAAGGAGATCGCCGGACTCAACGGCCGCTCGCTCACTTTCATGGCGAAGTACGACATGGACGCGCCCGGGTCGTCGTGTCACATCCACTCGAGCGT
This genomic interval from Acidimicrobiia bacterium contains the following:
- a CDS encoding acyl-CoA dehydrogenase family protein — translated: MTVDRLLLETADRAFTDTCTHAAIQAAERDGWAPAIWDTAAGIGLPWIGVPDAAGGAGGTVSDGVAVLGVAGRHAAPIPLAETGLLAGWLLASARLPIGSGPGTVVPGRAEDDLRLAGGRLHGTAHRVAWARAAERIVALVDDKVVAVVPSAARIEPVANLAGEPRDTVVFDGVAVDEVADAPPGIDGDALLFRGALTRAGLMAGALLAMSELTVEYTSERRQFGQAVGRFQAVQVHLVRCAEEAALVDLAVQVAAREADRGDARFEIASAKLLADDAARVATRAAHQAHGAIGMTQEYALHHLSRRLWAWRAEYGDRTWPERLGRAVIDAGPDALYRVIAEGSASGIRT
- a CDS encoding glutamine synthetase family protein, whose product is MGTPQQPDIEELGRLIDADEIDTVVVAFPDLQGRLMGKRVTGRFFRGHVLEHGIDACSYLLAVDVDMTPLPDYRFASWETGYGDVVCRPDLATLRLLPWLEKTALVLCDLFDETTGEPVDVAPRQILRRQIARAQEAGYTIKCGSELEFILFRDTYEEAAAKGYAGLTPHSSYIEDYHVLQTTRDEYLIRAIRNGVDNAGIRVEFSKGEAGLGQHEINLMYAEALEMADRHAIYKNAAKEIAGLNGRSLTFMAKYDMDAPGSSCHIHSSVWDATGDTALMHDPAALDHMSDVFRGWLGGSLALSGELAWLYAPTVNSYKRYQPESWAPTAIAWGRDNRTCGFRVVGDSATSHRMENRIPGADCNPYLAFAATIAAGLYGIEHGIEPPERFDGNAYEAHEVPRVPHSIVDAIAELEHSEAAVAAFGPDVHEHLVNTAQQEWLAFGGVVTDWERRRCFEQF
- a CDS encoding amidohydrolase family protein, translated to MPENTLPYPINDADNHFNEPLDCFERYIDPSKQDLAIRYVTAPDGSRMQLFAGEPSKFHSAQVTFSKEELEKMLGDTTNIGTGRGTVPKEEGEPELGVIPGMLLNRLNPLKGLSDEERKEFIAGFRNKSEAFGNRDLRLALMDEQGIDKALMFPAAAHDIEYEFVDNIEALYANIRAFNRWMYEEVGFVVEGRMWLPPYISFADPELAIKELAIVMEQGATAIQTKSGHAHGGADNPFGGRSLADPVYDRFWNIVDDAGVRLAVHLGGTDYQKYGADWSEDPETVFGDFDAFQWMMYWGDRPAMELTAGLILHNFFGRFPNIRVCLSEQGTVWLPYTLRKMDHAFLMGRKAKWAENGRLDSRPSEIFRRHFIVAPFPEENVQRVVSEVGIEPIVFGSDFPHGEGLAFPGQYAAAQLGGFSDDDVKRIMRDNFEDFFVAAL